In Bactrocera oleae isolate idBacOlea1 chromosome 3, idBacOlea1, whole genome shotgun sequence, a genomic segment contains:
- the LOC138855910 gene encoding uncharacterized protein, translating into MQQMYNHSSFFIQINMEVDMAATPTPAVRSAINVPRPGATPTPRTAAAIVPATAPRNGARPLTPSSAPATVPQRSRCPLCRRTHRLQHCSIFRSMQPPQRQQVAQAHGHCLNCLSTVHTTPECTSVTLCQLCHRQHHTMLHRTPKRAVGRQLASSRRSQQSSHPEHNRRQAAPPPSRPRRQEASTRRRQPRPTYRRSTGLSSVVATLQQLQRLLG; encoded by the coding sequence atgcaacaaatgtataatcattccagcttcttcatacagatcaatatggaagtagatatggcagcaacaccaacgccagctgtgaggtccgccatcaatgtgccacgccctggggcaactccaacaccacgaaccgcagcggcaatcgttcctgcaaccgctccccgtaatggcgcgcgaccactgacaccttcatcagcaccggcaacggtgccgcaacgcagccgatgcccactgtgtcgacgcacacaccggctgcaacactgcagcattttccgaagcatgcagccaccacaacgtcagcaggttgcccaagcgcacgggcactgcctcaaCTGTTTGTCTACGGTCCACACGACTCCGGAGTGTACGTCGGTTACGCTCTGCCAACTGTGCCATAGACAGCACCATACTATGCTGCATCGCACCCCAAAGCGggccgtcgggcgacaactcgcTTCAAGCCGcagatcgcagcagagcagccatccGGAGCACAACCGAAGACAGGCAGCTCCACCTCCATCCAGACCGAGGCGACAGGAGGCgtcaacgcggcgtcggcagcccaggccaacataccgccgctccactggcctcagcagtgttgttgctacgctgcagcaactacagcgattgctaggctag